A region from the Metopolophium dirhodum isolate CAU chromosome 9, ASM1992520v1, whole genome shotgun sequence genome encodes:
- the LOC132952423 gene encoding uncharacterized protein LOC132952423: protein MSSITFAMTCVYNCINSSTYVCKLVTCNGELTTSVNSMFPRIIAIACFVSEISIMIKNLTDFPKYNHKIKEYELYFPTNVSQKSTRKTFIIFIGFAYISIILPLNIVRLYLIHYNKHRIEILIFFTMMYVQNWRICLKEVGFISRCFGLYQKFQIINEELIVLKAETISKNKYPTVLRNEVHCSAIINNPRFHTLANSIELLRMKHQFVRRALRDLNKLYDTQLGSSLVFLFIMILFDINGEVNAKDTMTRSKIFIYGWILQYTFRCFSIIITSHFTTKQAYNTKMLLADINNRYLDKTTKEEFYPVEE from the exons ATGTCTTCTATAACTTTTGCTATGACATGTGTGTACAACTGTATAAATTCGTCTACATATGTATGTAAATTGGTCACTTGCAACGGCGAATTGACAACATCTGTAAACTCTATGTTCCCTCGAATAATTGCCATCGCGTGTTTTGTCTCTGAAATTTCGATTATGATCAAAAATTTAACAGATTTTCCCAAATATAATCATAAGATCAAAGAGTATGAACTATATTTTCCGACAAATGTTTCACAAAAATCAACTCGGAagacttttattatatttattggattCGCATATATCAGTATCATACTGCCATTAAATATAGTAAGgctttatttaattcattataacAAGCACCGAATTGagatcttaattttttttacaatgatgtacgTACAAAATTGGAGAATTTGCCTGAAAGAAGTTGGTTTTATATCTCGTTGTTTTGGGTTGtatcaaaaatttcaaattatcaatGAAGAGTTGATCGTGTTGAAGGCAGAGACtatatctaaaaacaaatatcCGACCGTGTTGCGAAATGAAGTACACTGCAGTGCCATTATTAATAATCCACGATTTCATACGTTAGCCAACAGCATCGAATTACTTAGAATGAAGCACCAGTTCGTCAGACGTGCTCTACGAGACCTTAATAAGTTGTACGACACTCAACTAGGGTCGTCTTTGGTTTTCTTGTTCATTATGATTTTATTCGATATTAACGGGGAAGTAAACGCTAAGGATACCATGACGagatctaaaatatttatctatggATGGATACTGCAATACACGTTCAGATGTTTTTCAATCATAATCACATCACATTTCACCACAAAACaa gcttacaatacaaaaatgcTTTTGGCTGATATAAATAATCGATATTTAGATAAAACCACAAAGGAAGAg ttTTATCCTGTAGAAGAATGA